Proteins from a genomic interval of Kitasatospora kifunensis:
- the gabT gene encoding 4-aminobutyrate--2-oxoglutarate transaminase, which translates to MSAAPLLPQERRLVTAIPGPKSQELQARKLSAVAAGVGTTLPVYVARAGGGVLQDVDGNSLIDFGSGIAVTNVGNSAEAVVAKAAEQLAAFTHTCFMVTPYEGYVAVAEELNALTPGDHEKRTALFNSGAEAVENAVKIARAYTKRTAVVVFDHGYHGRTNLTMGMTAKNMPYKQGFGPFAPEVYRVPVAYPYRWLTGAENCAAEAAAQAIDLINKQIGAENVAAIVIEPIQGEGGFIEPAKGFLPAIVEYAKAHGIVFVADEIQTGFCRTGQWFACEDEGVVPDLITTAKGIAGGLPLAAVTGRAEIMDAAHAGGLGGTYGGNPVACAAALGSIETMKTLDLNGKAQRIGEVMLGRLRAMQEKFDVIGEVRGRGAMIAIELVKPGSTEPNPEVTAAVAKACHAEGLVVLTAGTYGNVLRFLPPLVIPEHLLTEGLDIIENAFGAV; encoded by the coding sequence ATGAGCGCCGCACCGCTGCTCCCGCAGGAGCGCCGTCTGGTCACCGCGATCCCCGGCCCGAAGTCGCAGGAGCTGCAGGCCCGCAAGCTGAGCGCGGTGGCGGCCGGCGTGGGCACCACGCTGCCCGTGTACGTCGCGCGCGCCGGCGGCGGCGTGCTGCAGGACGTTGACGGCAACAGCCTGATCGACTTCGGCTCCGGCATCGCCGTGACCAATGTCGGCAACAGCGCCGAGGCCGTGGTGGCCAAGGCCGCCGAGCAGCTGGCCGCCTTCACCCACACCTGCTTCATGGTGACCCCGTACGAGGGTTACGTCGCCGTCGCCGAGGAGCTGAACGCGCTCACCCCGGGTGACCACGAGAAGCGCACCGCGCTTTTCAACTCGGGTGCCGAGGCGGTGGAGAACGCGGTGAAGATCGCCCGTGCCTACACCAAGCGCACCGCCGTGGTGGTCTTCGACCACGGCTACCACGGCCGGACCAACCTGACCATGGGCATGACCGCGAAGAACATGCCCTACAAGCAGGGCTTCGGGCCGTTCGCGCCGGAGGTCTACCGGGTGCCGGTCGCCTACCCCTACCGCTGGCTGACCGGGGCGGAGAACTGCGCCGCCGAGGCCGCCGCCCAGGCGATCGACCTGATCAACAAGCAGATCGGCGCCGAGAACGTCGCGGCGATCGTGATCGAGCCGATCCAGGGCGAGGGCGGCTTCATCGAGCCGGCCAAGGGCTTCCTGCCGGCCATCGTGGAGTACGCGAAGGCCCATGGGATCGTCTTCGTCGCGGACGAGATCCAGACCGGCTTCTGCCGCACCGGCCAGTGGTTCGCCTGTGAGGACGAGGGCGTCGTCCCGGATCTGATCACCACCGCCAAGGGCATCGCCGGTGGTCTGCCGCTGGCCGCGGTGACCGGCCGCGCCGAGATCATGGACGCCGCGCACGCGGGCGGCCTGGGCGGCACCTACGGCGGCAACCCGGTGGCCTGCGCGGCCGCGCTGGGCTCGATCGAGACCATGAAGACGCTGGACCTGAACGGCAAGGCGCAGCGGATCGGCGAGGTCATGCTGGGCCGGCTGCGGGCGATGCAGGAGAAGTTCGACGTGATCGGCGAGGTCCGCGGCCGCGGCGCGATGATCGCGATCGAGCTGGTCAAGCCGGGCTCCACGGAGCCCAACCCCGAGGTCACCGCCGCCGTGGCGAAGGCCTGCCACGCCGAGGGCCTGGTGGTGCTCACCGCCGGCACCTACGGCAACGTGCTGCGCTTCCTGCCGCCGCTGGTGATCCCCGAGCACCTGCTCACCGAGGGCCTGGACATCATCGAGAACGCCTTCGGCGCCGTCTGA
- a CDS encoding phosphatase PAP2 family protein gives MCDSLSTPVLLAVLLALVSWQVAATGPLLDLDLWVRRSVAHLRDSLHSGALDWLAHLLSDLGSTLPAIPVLLGAGALAAWRSRRAGVRRWWLPLLVAPLAAVLIPLLVVPAKDYFARPGPLEEPLSPGSWGWYPSGHTTTAGVSYGVGALLVGRTLRATARRVLWAATVLLGLGVGVGLIWCVYHWFLDVLAGWCLSALVLWCLARWLPRESAGQLPLAPGRTGADGK, from the coding sequence GTGTGCGACAGCCTGTCGACTCCGGTGCTGCTCGCCGTGCTGCTGGCGCTGGTCTCCTGGCAGGTCGCCGCCACGGGGCCGCTGCTCGACCTGGACCTCTGGGTGCGCCGCTCGGTGGCGCACCTGCGCGACTCGCTGCACAGCGGTGCCCTCGACTGGCTCGCCCACCTGCTGTCGGACCTCGGCAGCACGCTGCCGGCCATCCCGGTGCTGCTCGGCGCCGGTGCGCTGGCCGCCTGGCGGTCCCGGCGCGCCGGGGTGCGGCGCTGGTGGCTGCCGCTGCTGGTCGCGCCGCTCGCGGCGGTGCTGATCCCGCTGCTGGTGGTGCCGGCGAAGGACTACTTCGCCCGTCCGGGGCCGCTCGAAGAGCCGCTCAGCCCCGGGTCCTGGGGCTGGTACCCGTCGGGCCACACCACCACGGCCGGCGTGAGCTACGGGGTCGGCGCCCTGCTGGTCGGCCGCACCCTGCGGGCGACGGCCCGGCGCGTGCTCTGGGCGGCCACCGTCCTGCTCGGGCTCGGCGTGGGGGTCGGGCTGATCTGGTGCGTCTACCACTGGTTCCTGGACGTGCTGGCCGGCTGGTGCCTGTCCGCACTCGTGCTCTGGTGCCTGGCCAGGTGGCTGCCGCGGGAGTCGGCCGGGCAACTGCCACTCGCCCCGGGACGGACCGGCGCCGACGGAAAGTGA
- a CDS encoding EamA family transporter, which translates to MKPRHIALAVLVAAVWGLNFVLIDVGLKSFPPLLFCALRFAVVAVPAVFFVGPPRVAWRWVLAVGFVLGVLKFGSLFLGMHAGMPAGLSSLVLQSQAVFTTLFAAGMLRERPGPQRIAGLALASVGIALAAVDNGLGGPVKAFALVIAAAVAWGLSNVLTRKAAPPDLLRWMVWVSAVPPLPLLALSLLVEGPHADLHALASIDAAGLGTVAYVGLLATLFGFGAWGFLLRTYDAGAVAPYSLLVPVFGMSSAWLLLGEAITPLAGAAALLVVAGIGLSALSPARLRRLAAPLSRLAPMGRSASTGRVLPMDRLASARTRRPAPAERQAGRSEPAAGRAPLPRP; encoded by the coding sequence ATGAAGCCCCGTCACATCGCCCTGGCCGTGCTGGTCGCCGCCGTCTGGGGCCTGAACTTCGTGCTGATCGACGTCGGCCTGAAGAGCTTTCCCCCGCTGCTCTTCTGCGCCCTGCGGTTCGCTGTGGTCGCGGTGCCCGCGGTCTTCTTCGTCGGGCCGCCCAGGGTTGCCTGGCGCTGGGTCCTGGCCGTCGGATTCGTGCTCGGCGTGCTGAAGTTCGGCTCGCTCTTCCTCGGCATGCACGCGGGGATGCCGGCCGGCCTGTCCTCGCTGGTCCTGCAGAGCCAGGCCGTCTTCACCACGCTCTTCGCGGCCGGGATGCTGCGCGAGCGCCCGGGTCCGCAGCGGATCGCCGGCTTGGCACTGGCCAGCGTGGGCATCGCGCTGGCCGCCGTCGACAACGGACTCGGTGGGCCGGTCAAGGCCTTCGCCCTGGTCATCGCGGCGGCGGTGGCCTGGGGGCTGTCCAACGTGCTGACCCGCAAGGCGGCGCCGCCGGACCTGCTGCGCTGGATGGTCTGGGTGAGCGCGGTACCACCGCTGCCGCTGCTCGCGCTCTCCCTGCTGGTCGAGGGCCCGCACGCCGATCTGCACGCGCTGGCCTCGATCGACGCGGCCGGCCTGGGCACGGTCGCCTACGTCGGCCTGCTCGCCACCCTGTTCGGCTTCGGTGCCTGGGGCTTCCTGCTGCGCACCTACGACGCCGGCGCGGTGGCGCCGTACTCGCTGCTGGTTCCGGTCTTCGGGATGTCCTCGGCCTGGCTGCTGCTCGGTGAGGCGATCACCCCACTGGCAGGTGCTGCGGCGCTGCTGGTGGTCGCCGGAATCGGGCTCAGTGCCCTGTCACCCGCGCGTCTGCGTCGGCTGGCGGCTCCGCTGAGCCGGTTGGCGCCGATGGGCCGATCGGCGTCGACGGGCCGGGTGCTGCCGATGGACCGGTTGGCGTCGGCCCGGACCCGGCGGCCCGCACCGGCTGAGCGGCAGGCGGGGCGGAGCGAGCCGGCAGCCGGTCGTGCGCCGCTTCCGCGGCCCTGA
- a CDS encoding LysR family transcriptional regulator produces MMDLGRLRALHAVAVHGSVGRAAAALGFTSSAVSQQISKLERETRTVLLERQGRGVVLTDAAKELAGTARRVLALVEQAEVTLEQQRGQAIGQLRVAAFATGARGLLPGALAELRVSCPELEIRLLETDPYLATELVARGEVDLALVQDWPSVPLPVPEGLSRLDLGLDPVDLVLRAEHPLAALTEVPVAGLLGQRWTSVPPGNICHDWLVRTMREAGEEPDVLYQVGEFETQIALIAAGLGLGLVPRLGRGPLPAGVVARPVVPRPTRRVFTLWRAQASRRPAITAALDALRRRWPLRDAAQGPREATD; encoded by the coding sequence ATGATGGATCTCGGAAGGCTCCGCGCGCTGCACGCCGTCGCCGTGCACGGCTCGGTCGGCAGGGCGGCGGCCGCGCTCGGCTTCACCTCCTCGGCGGTCTCCCAGCAGATCTCCAAGCTGGAGCGGGAGACCCGCACGGTACTGCTGGAGCGCCAGGGGCGCGGGGTGGTACTGACCGACGCGGCAAAGGAGTTGGCCGGTACCGCGCGGCGGGTGCTGGCCCTGGTGGAACAGGCCGAGGTGACGCTGGAGCAGCAGCGCGGCCAGGCCATCGGCCAGCTGCGGGTGGCCGCCTTCGCCACCGGCGCACGCGGGCTGCTGCCCGGGGCACTGGCCGAACTGCGGGTGAGTTGCCCCGAGTTGGAGATCCGGCTGCTGGAGACCGATCCGTATCTGGCGACCGAGCTGGTGGCGCGCGGCGAGGTGGACCTGGCCCTGGTGCAGGACTGGCCCTCCGTCCCGCTGCCGGTTCCCGAGGGCCTGTCCCGGCTGGACCTGGGCCTGGACCCGGTGGACCTGGTGCTGCGCGCGGAGCATCCGCTGGCCGCGCTCACCGAGGTGCCGGTGGCCGGGCTGCTCGGGCAGCGGTGGACCAGTGTGCCGCCGGGCAACATCTGCCATGACTGGCTGGTGCGGACCATGCGCGAGGCCGGCGAGGAGCCCGATGTGCTCTACCAGGTCGGTGAGTTCGAGACCCAGATCGCACTGATCGCGGCCGGCCTCGGGCTCGGCCTGGTCCCACGGCTCGGGCGCGGCCCGCTGCCGGCCGGCGTGGTCGCCCGGCCGGTGGTGCCCAGGCCTACCCGGCGGGTCTTCACGCTCTGGCGCGCCCAGGCCTCGCGACGCCCCGCGATCACCGCCGCGCTGGACGCGCTACGGCGCCGCTGGCCGCTGCGGGACGCGGCGCAGGGACCGCGCGAGGCGACCGACTGA
- a CDS encoding restriction endonuclease — protein sequence MQDSTKRQSGADGAFGLRTGFLASVFGGSTGGPDEAVPQQFQSGGGGSGGGYGVGPVGGPAGLPGEDGGGSGAEGTDPAVAAHGRAAELTHHRTATVRAEQQRLTELLARLALPVSAMDFESQRRSYEPRPYLDGGPAESTEREPRWADFAPPEPAADPEATVARRLLDSGYQRELAQARLAHQRALRRWRAERATATDPAKDASRLAHEQAEQARARAVQEYNDSLEECQRAYREAEPAAVESLLERALAAAEAAVPELPATCRAVFRPLTRTALLDLELPPLGLVPSLDGYRLTAEGEVSPVPRAPADRAADYLRLVSRLALRALQAADAVDTDGILAGVVLNGWLREPTSTCLLTVDADRDALARTRLVVEAELVEEEGEPGVYAAAEQDEALVRLRELGAAVSPDPYARAAVQPCATAGAAVPAVGDLSPREFVVLVREVLTRGGLRDWSVRLRGRSGLVATGTGAPDSALPGRWVVCASRRPGEVGVGEVRTLAEAVAEESAGHGLWLSTGGFSEAALDLIDTPEYRQIHLANGAGFRALAETHLGLPLTIGTVI from the coding sequence ATGCAGGATTCGACCAAGCGCCAGTCGGGCGCCGACGGTGCCTTCGGCCTTCGTACGGGCTTCCTGGCCTCGGTGTTCGGCGGATCGACCGGAGGTCCCGACGAGGCGGTTCCCCAGCAGTTCCAGTCCGGCGGTGGCGGCTCCGGTGGTGGCTACGGCGTCGGGCCGGTCGGCGGCCCGGCGGGGCTGCCGGGTGAGGACGGCGGCGGCTCCGGCGCCGAGGGGACCGATCCGGCGGTGGCCGCCCACGGCCGGGCCGCCGAGCTGACGCACCATCGGACGGCCACCGTTCGCGCCGAGCAGCAGCGTCTGACCGAGCTGCTCGCCCGGCTCGCGTTGCCGGTCAGCGCGATGGACTTCGAGAGCCAGCGGCGCAGCTACGAACCGCGCCCCTACCTTGACGGCGGTCCGGCGGAGTCCACCGAGCGCGAGCCGCGCTGGGCGGACTTCGCCCCGCCCGAGCCCGCCGCCGACCCCGAGGCCACGGTGGCCAGGCGGCTGCTGGACTCCGGCTACCAGCGCGAGTTGGCCCAGGCCCGGCTCGCCCACCAGCGCGCGCTCCGGCGCTGGCGAGCCGAGCGGGCCACCGCCACCGACCCGGCCAAGGACGCCTCCAGGCTCGCCCACGAGCAGGCTGAGCAGGCCAGGGCCCGGGCGGTGCAGGAGTACAACGACAGCTTGGAGGAGTGCCAGCGGGCCTATCGGGAGGCCGAGCCGGCCGCCGTCGAGTCCCTGCTGGAACGGGCCCTGGCCGCCGCCGAGGCAGCCGTCCCCGAGTTGCCCGCCACCTGCCGGGCGGTGTTCCGCCCGCTGACCCGCACCGCCCTCCTCGACCTGGAGCTGCCACCGCTCGGCCTGGTCCCCTCGCTGGACGGCTACCGGCTGACCGCCGAGGGCGAGGTCAGCCCGGTGCCACGGGCACCCGCCGACCGCGCCGCGGACTACCTGCGTCTGGTCTCCCGCCTGGCGTTGCGGGCCCTGCAGGCGGCCGACGCGGTGGACACCGACGGCATCCTGGCCGGCGTGGTACTCAACGGCTGGCTGCGCGAGCCGACCTCGACCTGCCTGCTCACCGTCGACGCCGACCGGGACGCGCTGGCCCGCACCCGGCTGGTGGTGGAGGCCGAGCTGGTCGAGGAGGAGGGTGAGCCGGGTGTCTACGCGGCGGCCGAACAGGACGAGGCGCTGGTCCGGTTGCGTGAGCTGGGCGCCGCGGTCAGCCCCGACCCGTACGCCAGGGCCGCCGTCCAACCGTGTGCCACGGCCGGTGCGGCGGTGCCCGCGGTCGGTGACCTGTCGCCGCGTGAGTTCGTGGTGCTGGTCCGCGAGGTGTTGACCCGCGGTGGTCTGCGCGACTGGAGCGTGCGGCTGCGCGGCCGTTCCGGGCTGGTGGCCACCGGGACCGGCGCCCCGGACAGCGCGCTGCCCGGCCGCTGGGTGGTCTGCGCCTCCCGGCGTCCTGGTGAGGTCGGTGTCGGCGAGGTCCGCACCCTGGCCGAGGCCGTCGCCGAGGAGTCGGCCGGCCACGGCCTCTGGCTGAGCACGGGCGGCTTCTCCGAAGCGGCGCTCGACCTGATCGACACCCCGGAGTACCGCCAGATCCACCTCGCCAACGGTGCGGGCTTCCGGGCACTGGCCGAGACCCATCTGGGACTGCCGCTGACCATCGGGACGGTGATCTGA
- a CDS encoding cupin domain-containing protein, with translation MTAESQEQIPMAVIRTITIPPGENTGWHYHPAKVQAVVLSGTLTRVLEDGVVEITRPGQPLIELPQQVHIGYNHGSEPVVILANYQVVGDSPLAVPAAAPDLSALPGCRLSSAQRLSSA, from the coding sequence ATGACCGCCGAGTCACAGGAGCAGATCCCGATGGCCGTGATCCGTACCATTACCATCCCGCCGGGCGAGAACACCGGCTGGCACTACCATCCGGCGAAGGTTCAGGCGGTCGTCCTCTCCGGGACTCTCACCCGGGTGTTGGAGGACGGCGTGGTGGAGATCACCCGGCCCGGGCAGCCCCTGATCGAGCTGCCGCAGCAGGTCCATATCGGCTACAACCACGGCAGTGAGCCCGTGGTGATCCTGGCCAACTACCAGGTGGTGGGGGACAGTCCGCTCGCGGTGCCGGCGGCGGCACCCGATCTGTCCGCGTTGCCGGGGTGCAGGCTCAGCTCGGCGCAGCGCCTCAGCAGTGCGTGA
- a CDS encoding YigZ family protein: MPQPAAKPDLTIRADGSHEIEVKRSRFICHLARVGDEAAAQEFIAGIRKRYWDARHNCTAFVVGAEQRRERSSDDGEPAGTAGVPMLEVLRRRGVTDTVAVVTRYFGGVLLGAGGLVRAYGGVVSQALDEIGLVERRPVALLVVAADHTRAGRLENELRAAGYAVRELHYEATGVRIEVGVPEPELAGFHTWLAEASGGSAAAVPAGHFHIEVPWSEAS; the protein is encoded by the coding sequence ATGCCACAGCCCGCTGCCAAGCCCGACCTGACCATCCGCGCGGACGGCAGCCACGAGATCGAGGTGAAGCGCTCCCGGTTCATCTGCCACCTGGCCCGGGTCGGCGACGAGGCGGCGGCGCAGGAGTTCATCGCCGGCATCCGCAAGCGCTACTGGGACGCCCGGCACAACTGCACGGCTTTCGTGGTCGGCGCGGAGCAGCGCCGTGAACGCTCCAGCGACGACGGTGAGCCGGCCGGCACCGCGGGCGTGCCGATGCTGGAGGTGCTGCGCAGACGCGGTGTCACCGACACGGTCGCGGTGGTGACCCGGTACTTCGGCGGCGTCCTGCTGGGTGCGGGAGGCCTGGTCCGCGCGTACGGGGGTGTGGTGTCGCAGGCGCTGGACGAGATCGGGTTGGTCGAACGTCGGCCGGTGGCACTGCTGGTGGTGGCGGCTGACCACACTAGGGCGGGGCGTTTGGAGAACGAGCTGCGGGCAGCCGGTTACGCGGTACGCGAGTTGCACTACGAGGCGACCGGGGTGCGGATCGAAGTGGGCGTGCCCGAGCCGGAACTCGCGGGTTTCCACACCTGGTTGGCGGAGGCCAGCGGTGGCAGTGCCGCCGCGGTGCCCGCAGGCCACTTTCACATCGAGGTCCCCTGGTCGGAGGCCTCTTGA
- a CDS encoding DUF6986 family protein, which yields MSQVEVGGAAAAGAPLKSLTFSAAARAAVDTLLGPVDAELTRCYPGDAAGRQPVHTVYVPADAFAEDTVAEWGRLALEALDTHAGTPAALAEALGLPADELIAEVHARVRAKLRREPIEDLRIDFEDGYGPRPDAEEDAAAVRAARLVSAAVADGSAPPYIGIRIKCMEAAVRDRGIRTLELFLATLLEDGRELPAGLVLTLPKVTYPAQVTALVRLLEDFERRAGLAAGRIGFEIQIETTQAILGADGRATVALLIEAAEGRATGLHYGTFDYSASCGVSAAYQSMDHPVADHAKAVMQVAAAGTGVRLSDGSTNVIPTGSREQVFAAWNLHHTLVRRSLARAYYQGWDMHPAHLPTRYAAVYAFYREGLAAAAGRLAAYVAKAGGDVMDEPATAKALSGYLLRGLDCGAVDLTEVTALTGLDRAKLDALSGR from the coding sequence ATGTCGCAGGTCGAGGTGGGCGGTGCCGCCGCAGCCGGAGCACCCCTGAAGAGCCTGACGTTCTCCGCTGCCGCCCGCGCCGCCGTGGACACGCTGCTCGGCCCGGTCGACGCCGAGCTGACCCGCTGCTATCCGGGGGATGCCGCCGGCCGCCAGCCGGTCCACACCGTCTACGTCCCGGCCGACGCCTTCGCCGAGGACACCGTGGCCGAGTGGGGCCGACTGGCACTGGAGGCGCTCGACACCCACGCGGGGACGCCGGCCGCACTGGCCGAGGCGCTCGGGCTGCCGGCCGACGAGCTGATCGCCGAGGTGCACGCGCGGGTGCGGGCCAAGCTCCGGCGCGAGCCGATCGAGGACCTGCGGATCGACTTCGAGGACGGTTACGGCCCGCGCCCGGACGCGGAGGAGGACGCCGCGGCGGTGCGCGCGGCCCGGCTGGTCAGCGCGGCGGTGGCCGACGGCAGCGCGCCGCCGTACATCGGGATCCGGATCAAGTGCATGGAAGCTGCGGTCCGCGACCGGGGCATCCGCACCCTGGAGCTGTTCCTGGCCACCCTCCTGGAGGACGGGCGCGAACTGCCCGCCGGCCTGGTCCTCACACTGCCCAAGGTGACCTACCCCGCGCAGGTGACGGCGCTGGTCCGCCTGCTGGAGGACTTCGAACGCCGGGCCGGGCTGGCCGCCGGGCGGATCGGTTTCGAGATCCAGATCGAGACCACGCAGGCAATCCTGGGTGCCGACGGCCGGGCCACGGTCGCCCTGCTGATCGAGGCGGCCGAGGGTCGGGCCACCGGCCTGCACTACGGCACCTTCGACTACAGCGCTTCCTGCGGGGTGAGCGCCGCCTACCAGAGCATGGACCACCCGGTGGCCGACCACGCGAAGGCCGTCATGCAGGTGGCCGCGGCCGGGACCGGGGTCCGGCTGTCGGACGGCTCGACCAACGTGATCCCGACCGGGTCGCGCGAGCAGGTCTTCGCGGCCTGGAACCTGCACCACACGCTGGTCCGGCGGTCACTGGCCCGGGCGTACTACCAGGGCTGGGACATGCACCCCGCGCACCTGCCGACCCGGTACGCCGCGGTCTACGCCTTCTACCGCGAGGGCCTGGCCGCCGCGGCCGGCCGGCTGGCCGCGTACGTGGCCAAGGCCGGCGGTGATGTGATGGACGAGCCGGCCACGGCCAAGGCGCTCAGCGGCTACCTGCTGCGCGGGCTGGACTGCGGCGCGGTCGACCTGACCGAGGTGACCGCGCTGACCGGATTGGACCGCGCGAAACTGGACGCACTGAGCGGCCGCTGA
- a CDS encoding DUF2637 domain-containing protein, with product MARPSLTRAHRALLGLVAVGACLISGIGFAGSYSAVRELALHKGFGNFAYAFPIGVDAGIVVLLALDLVLTWLRIPFPLLRQAAWLLTVATIAFNAAASWGDPLGMGMHAVIPVLFVVVVEASRHAVGRIAAISADRHMESVRLMRWVLSPVPTFRLWRRMKLWELRSYDEVVRLEQNRLVYRAQLRFRYGRGWRRSAPIQALLPLKLAKYGVPLDVNLLDRIDPPVVPAAAAVAPTEAAPERAVGQATAEVPTVSAAVAVPALAKLAAARWRDGQNAQELQEAAMPQTESGAPTRMARPVTALRDIRAEARPQAAAPHQVAEAAEAPETARAAETTPNVARPVGQPSPWFKAPTGEPRPPQPAPQQQSQRPLRQQPQAAQPQRVQPLQPQQRQPQPQQSPVPARQRVEAQADVRPELTHDEESLSPAMVPDSAQAQPHPVAEAPVAEFPVPAAATPQPMVDNVFAPKVRAQNRPDAPAPAASPAPAQGPAAGAEPMPQQQPFQAQQLTVDLAVEALVAYQDAYGHEPDEGRLADFLFTQYGVSGKRPDAPVSQSEIRRILPELRDRYATLGRE from the coding sequence ATGGCACGTCCATCCCTTACCCGCGCGCACCGCGCGCTGCTTGGCTTGGTGGCGGTCGGCGCCTGTCTGATCTCCGGCATCGGCTTCGCCGGGTCGTACTCAGCGGTGCGGGAGTTGGCCCTGCACAAGGGCTTCGGCAACTTTGCCTACGCGTTCCCGATCGGTGTGGACGCCGGCATCGTGGTGCTACTCGCGCTCGACCTGGTGCTGACCTGGCTTCGCATACCGTTCCCGTTGCTCCGTCAGGCGGCGTGGCTGCTCACGGTGGCCACCATCGCGTTCAACGCGGCGGCCTCCTGGGGCGATCCGCTGGGGATGGGCATGCACGCGGTGATCCCCGTGCTCTTCGTCGTGGTGGTCGAGGCTTCCCGGCACGCGGTCGGGCGCATCGCGGCCATCTCGGCAGATCGTCATATGGAATCGGTCCGGCTGATGCGATGGGTGCTGTCGCCGGTGCCGACCTTCCGACTCTGGCGGCGGATGAAGCTCTGGGAGCTCCGGTCGTACGACGAGGTGGTGCGCCTGGAGCAGAACCGGTTGGTCTACCGGGCCCAACTGCGCTTCCGGTACGGCCGCGGCTGGCGGCGCTCGGCGCCGATCCAGGCGCTGCTGCCGCTCAAGTTGGCCAAGTACGGCGTGCCGCTGGACGTGAATCTGCTCGACCGGATCGATCCTCCCGTCGTCCCGGCCGCTGCCGCGGTGGCGCCGACCGAGGCGGCTCCGGAACGGGCGGTGGGACAGGCGACGGCCGAGGTGCCGACGGTGTCGGCGGCGGTAGCCGTTCCGGCGCTCGCGAAGCTGGCCGCCGCGCGTTGGCGGGATGGACAGAACGCGCAGGAGCTCCAGGAGGCGGCGATGCCGCAGACGGAGAGCGGTGCCCCGACGCGGATGGCCCGTCCGGTGACCGCGCTGCGCGACATCCGGGCGGAGGCCCGGCCACAGGCTGCGGCCCCACACCAGGTCGCCGAGGCAGCCGAGGCACCTGAGACAGCCAGGGCGGCCGAGACAACGCCGAACGTGGCTCGTCCGGTTGGCCAGCCGTCGCCGTGGTTCAAGGCGCCGACTGGGGAGCCCCGCCCGCCGCAGCCCGCGCCCCAGCAGCAGTCCCAGCGCCCGCTGCGGCAGCAGCCGCAGGCAGCGCAGCCCCAGCGGGTGCAGCCGCTACAGCCGCAGCAACGACAGCCGCAGCCGCAGCAGTCGCCTGTTCCCGCTCGCCAGCGCGTCGAGGCGCAGGCCGACGTGCGGCCGGAACTGACGCACGATGAGGAGAGCCTCTCCCCGGCGATGGTTCCTGATTCGGCTCAGGCTCAGCCGCACCCCGTGGCGGAGGCCCCGGTGGCGGAGTTCCCGGTTCCGGCGGCTGCGACCCCGCAGCCCATGGTGGACAACGTCTTCGCCCCGAAGGTTCGAGCCCAGAACCGACCTGACGCTCCTGCCCCCGCTGCGTCCCCCGCTCCCGCTCAGGGCCCGGCCGCCGGCGCGGAGCCGATGCCGCAGCAGCAGCCCTTTCAGGCTCAGCAGCTGACGGTGGATCTGGCTGTCGAGGCATTGGTCGCCTACCAGGACGCCTACGGCCACGAGCCTGACGAGGGCCGGCTGGCCGACTTCCTGTTCACCCAGTACGGCGTCAGCGGCAAGCGGCCGGACGCCCCGGTCAGCCAGAGCGAGATCCGCCGGATCCTGCCCGAGCTGCGGGACCGGTACGCGACGCTCGGCCGGGAGTAG